The following coding sequences lie in one Candidatus Methylomirabilis lanthanidiphila genomic window:
- a CDS encoding CRISPR-associated protein (Cas_csx3) encodes MMVERRVIDLKLLYGEQAKLAELQGYVEQALTLAGEGNEVVLTGRAPVWLYLKIAHALHGKARRLIYTSPVTGEVVIFDHDPF; translated from the coding sequence ATGATGGTGGAGCGGCGGGTGATCGATCTGAAGCTGTTATATGGCGAGCAGGCGAAGCTGGCGGAGCTTCAGGGCTACGTTGAGCAGGCGCTGACTCTGGCGGGGGAGGGGAACGAAGTGGTCCTGACTGGGCGTGCGCCCGTGTGGCTCTACCTGAAAATCGCACATGCGCTGCACGGCAAGGCGCGGCGGCTGATCTACACCTCGCCGGTGACGGGCGAGGTCGTCATCTTCGACCATGACCCGTTCTGA
- a CDS encoding PilT protein domain-containing protein: protein MLRAVLDTNVIVSGVISDRGIPSRLLSAWRAREWDLVISPGILHEVQRVLSAPKIARTYGLTRQDIVDLVQLFSHRALLMTGTLAISPTARDADDDPILACAKEANADYVVSGDDDLLTLERYEGIPIVSPAAFAAVLEISRQS from the coding sequence GTGCTTAGGGCGGTCCTCGACACCAACGTCATCGTCAGCGGGGTTATCAGCGACAGAGGCATACCGTCCCGGCTCCTGAGCGCATGGCGGGCGCGCGAGTGGGATCTGGTGATCTCACCCGGCATCCTGCACGAGGTCCAGCGAGTGCTCAGTGCCCCCAAGATCGCGCGGACGTATGGCCTGACCCGCCAGGACATTGTCGACCTGGTGCAGCTTTTCTCGCATCGCGCCCTCCTCATGACGGGGACCCTGGCGATCTCGCCCACCGCCCGCGACGCCGACGATGACCCCATCCTCGCCTGCGCCAAAGAGGCCAACGCCGACTATGTCGTCAGCGGAGACGACGACCTGCTCACCCTTGAACGCTACGAAGGCATCCCCATCGTGTCGCCTGCCGCATTCGCCGCCGTTCTGGAAATATCTCGCCAGTCATGA